In the uncultured Methanobacterium sp. genome, one interval contains:
- a CDS encoding DUF2769 domain-containing protein: MGNSNCEVDPVECICSQCPAHSNFELKHESYCREGSEKEQRGKGV; this comes from the coding sequence TTGGGTAACAGTAACTGTGAAGTTGATCCGGTGGAATGTATCTGTTCCCAGTGCCCTGCTCACAGCAACTTTGAACTGAAACATGAATCTTACTGTAGGGAAGGTTCTGAAAAGGAGCAACGTGGAAAAGGGGTTTAA
- a CDS encoding HesA/MoeB/ThiF family protein, whose translation MPAEHDAKNYWEMLDRQKEIINENQQLKLLNAQITIIGCGGIGGATTEMLARMGVGKLRIVDKDVFEISNINRQLMSNQKSIGRPKTDITKERLESINPTIEVEAFNQELNDKNVLKILKGSQIIIDALDNLLTRITVSRCCEKLDIPFIHGAIHGTMGQVTVFNHSTPSYEELFKLPSQGKELTEEILSKVSNLSKEVPPVIGPVPNIVGCLQAFEAVKLITGKGSPLMAPRVLMFDLMKEEAFSVVRF comes from the coding sequence ATGCCAGCTGAACACGATGCAAAAAATTATTGGGAAATGTTAGACCGACAAAAGGAGATCATCAACGAAAACCAACAGTTGAAACTCTTAAACGCCCAAATTACCATCATTGGATGTGGGGGGATAGGCGGAGCCACCACCGAAATGCTGGCCAGAATGGGGGTTGGAAAGCTTCGAATAGTTGATAAAGATGTTTTTGAAATATCAAATATCAACCGACAGCTCATGAGCAACCAGAAAAGTATTGGAAGACCAAAAACAGATATAACCAAGGAAAGACTGGAATCAATTAATCCAACCATAGAGGTTGAAGCATTTAACCAGGAGTTAAATGATAAGAATGTTTTAAAAATCTTAAAAGGAAGTCAAATCATAATTGATGCTCTAGACAACCTTTTAACCCGTATTACGGTGAGCAGATGTTGTGAAAAGTTGGACATTCCCTTCATCCACGGAGCTATACACGGTACCATGGGACAGGTTACTGTTTTTAACCATTCCACACCATCTTACGAAGAATTATTTAAATTACCCTCACAGGGCAAAGAATTAACCGAAGAAATTCTTTCAAAGGTTTCCAATCTCAGTAAAGAAGTTCCACCCGTAATCGGACCCGTACCAAACATAGTGGGATGTCTCCAGGCTTTTGAAGCTGTTAAACTTATTACAGGTAAAGGAAGCCCATTAATGGCCCCTCGTGTGTTGATGTTTGATTTAATGAAAGAAGAAGCATTTTCAGTGGTTCGTTTTTAA